In a genomic window of Struthio camelus isolate bStrCam1 chromosome 20, bStrCam1.hap1, whole genome shotgun sequence:
- the ZBTB6 gene encoding zinc finger and BTB domain-containing protein 6 — protein sequence MACDSEVLRFQFAQQGDAVLQRMNLLRQQNLFCDVSVYINDTEFPGHKVIFAACSAFMRDQFLLNQSRQVRISILQSAEVGRKLLLSCYTGALEVKKKELLKYLTAASYLQMVHIVEKCTEALSKYLEIDASVEGGDQDAERCHSSDAELRSRDDALDQDCEIIEISEDSPVNLEYAIKQEKGDSSRPAAQSLTSERKDAKTPEIPTVEIGYKDDEICIFRMDSMGAANIENDHFPQPCTSSKTSLYFPETQHSLINSTVESRNTEMSGNRFQAFVSDNPEGTSSVMNGFQSLDDASNSWRHQCPKCPRGFLHLENYLRHLKMHKLFLCLQCGKTFTQKKNLNRHIRGHMGIRPFQCMVCLKTFTAKSTLQDHLNIHSGDRPYKCHCCDMDFKHKSALKKHLTSVHGRSSSEKPNLTSITKVKIDYD from the coding sequence atggcctGCGACTCGGAGGTGCTGCGCTTCCAGTTCGCGCAGCAGGGCGACGCGGTGCTGCAGCGCATGAACCTGCTGCGGCAGCAGAACCTCTTCTGCGACGTCTCCGTCTACATCAACGACACCGAGTTCCCCGGCCACAAGGTGATCTTCGCCGCCTGCTCCGCCTTCATGCGCGACCAGTTCCTGCTCAACCAGTCGCGGCAGGTGCGCATCAGCATCCTGCAGAGCGCCGAGGTGGGCAGGaagctgctgctctcctgctacACCGGCGCGCTggaggtcaagaagaaggagctGCTCAAGTACCTCACCGCCGCCAGCTATCTCCAGATGGTGCACATCGTGGAGAAGTGCACCGAAGCGCTCTCCAAATACCTGGAAATCGACGCGTCCGTGGAGGGCGGCGATCAGGACGCGGAAAGGTGTCATTCCTCAGACGCCGAGCTGAGAAGTAGGGATGATGCTTTAGATCAAGACTGTGAGATAATTGAGATTTCTGAAGATAGCCCGGTTAATTTAGAGTATGCCATTAAACAGGAGAAGGGGGATAGCTCGCGGCCTGCAGCGCAGAGCTTAACGTCAGAAAGGAAGGACGCCAAAACCCCAGAAATACCCACGGTTGAAATAGGTTATAAGGATGATGAAATTTGTATCTTCAGAATGGATTCTATGGGCGCAGCTAACATAGAAAACGATCATTTTCCTCAGCCTTGCACTTCCTCTAAAACAAGCTTATATTTTCCAGAAACCCAGCACTCTCTGATAAATTCTACAGTtgaaagcagaaatacagaaatgtcaGGAAATCGCTTTCAGGCTTTTGTCAGTGATAATCCAGAAGGAACTTCTAGCGTGATGAATGGGTTTCAGAGTCTGGATGATGCTAGTAATTCATGGCGGCACCAATGTCCAAAGTGTCCGAGGGGGTTTCTGCATCTTGAGAACTACCTGAGACATCTGAAAATGCACAAACTCTTCTTGTGTTTGCAGTGTGGCAAAACATTTACGCAAAAAAAGAATCTCAACAGACACATCCGGGGGCACATGGGTATCCGCCCCTTCCAGTGCATGGTGTGCTTGAAGACGTTCACTGCCAAAAGTACGCTGCAGGACCACTTGAATATACACAGCGGTGATCGGCCTTACAAGTGTCATTGTTGTGACATGGACTTTAAACACAAGTCTGCTCTTAAAAAGCACCTGACTTCTGTTCATGGAAGGAGTAGCAGTGAAAAACCAAACCTGACCAGTATTACAAAAGTTAAAATAGACTATGATTAA